The following coding sequences are from one Caldilineales bacterium window:
- a CDS encoding carbohydrate ABC transporter permease: MGLLIVGLIFIVPFVFILLTASKTSGEAALLEFSLPTRFQLVENITQVMTFANNRMLLALANSALLTVSSVTGIVLVAALVAYVMQRRNDRIAAGVTLILFMGLVLPPAVATTVFFLQKIGVYKTIFSLVMIEIALAMPFAVVILRAFIGSIPREIDEAAIMDGASPLRLFFSIILPLLRPALVTIIVTSSIAVYNDFANPLYFLPGARNVTAQLTMFSYMGQFGTQWNLVFANVAVLTILPFIMFMIFQRQIVSGMTSGAVKG, translated from the coding sequence GTGGGCCTGCTGATCGTTGGCTTGATCTTCATCGTCCCGTTCGTGTTCATCCTCTTGACCGCCTCCAAAACGTCCGGCGAGGCCGCGCTCCTGGAATTCAGCCTGCCCACCAGGTTCCAGCTAGTCGAGAACATCACCCAGGTCATGACCTTTGCCAACAACCGTATGCTCCTGGCGCTGGCGAACAGCGCCCTGCTGACGGTGAGTTCGGTCACGGGCATTGTGCTCGTCGCTGCGCTCGTGGCTTACGTGATGCAGCGGCGCAATGACCGGATCGCAGCAGGCGTCACCCTGATCCTGTTCATGGGGCTGGTGCTGCCGCCGGCCGTGGCAACGACGGTCTTCTTTCTGCAGAAGATCGGCGTGTATAAGACGATATTCAGCCTGGTCATGATTGAGATAGCGTTGGCCATGCCCTTTGCGGTCGTGATCTTGCGCGCTTTCATCGGCTCGATCCCCAGGGAAATCGATGAAGCCGCCATCATGGACGGCGCTTCGCCGCTGCGTTTGTTCTTCTCGATCATCCTGCCGCTCCTGCGTCCGGCGCTCGTGACGATCATCGTCACTTCTTCGATCGCGGTCTACAATGACTTCGCCAATCCGCTTTACTTCCTCCCCGGCGCTCGCAACGTGACCGCGCAGTTGACGATGTTCAGTTACATGGGCCAGTTTGGCACCCAGTGGAACCTGGTCTTTGCTAACGTTGCCGTGCTCACGATCCTGCCGTTCATCATGTTCATGATCTTCCAACGGCAGATCGTCTCTGGCATGACCTCTGGCGCAGTGAAAGGCTAA
- a CDS encoding sugar ABC transporter permease, translating into MSMYPYWFYLPALLIFGLFFLVPSLMAFYYSLTRWTLFESQFIGLKNYSTFLQDPQLKLALRNTVIYALLTSGFKTIIALPVAALLTSRIKFKGFFRSVVFFPVLVSTVAVGATFSTLMQPSTGLINQFLSLFGVPKIEWLGNPQLAIYSVALVDIWKGIGIAIVILMAGIQSIPTEYFDAAKLEGGAWVAFRHVILPLSRNAAFTVILLSLISGLRSFDLIWTLTQGGPGFASDVLTSVVLKQYQAGFYGLSAAGNVLIFLFVTIIAFPLMRFFTRLEIET; encoded by the coding sequence ATGTCGATGTACCCGTACTGGTTCTACCTGCCCGCCCTGCTGATCTTTGGGTTGTTCTTTCTCGTGCCATCCCTGATGGCCTTCTACTACAGCTTGACGCGCTGGACCCTGTTCGAATCCCAGTTCATCGGTCTGAAGAATTACTCCACATTCCTGCAAGACCCGCAACTCAAGCTGGCGCTGCGCAACACCGTCATCTACGCCCTGCTGACGAGTGGGTTCAAGACCATCATCGCCCTGCCCGTTGCTGCCCTGCTGACATCCCGGATCAAATTCAAGGGTTTCTTTCGCAGCGTCGTTTTCTTCCCCGTGTTGGTGAGCACCGTCGCAGTCGGGGCCACCTTCTCCACACTGATGCAGCCCTCCACCGGGCTGATCAACCAGTTCCTGAGCCTATTCGGCGTCCCCAAGATCGAGTGGTTGGGCAACCCGCAGCTCGCGATCTACTCGGTCGCCCTCGTCGATATCTGGAAAGGGATCGGCATCGCCATCGTGATCCTGATGGCCGGGATTCAGTCGATCCCGACCGAGTATTTCGATGCGGCCAAACTCGAAGGGGGCGCATGGGTGGCGTTTCGCCACGTGATCCTGCCGCTGAGTCGCAACGCCGCCTTCACTGTGATTCTGCTCTCGCTTATTTCCGGGCTGCGCTCGTTCGACCTGATCTGGACGCTAACCCAGGGCGGTCCCGGCTTCGCCTCAGATGTGCTCACGTCAGTCGTCCTCAAGCAGTACCAGGCCGGCTTCTACGGGCTGTCGGCAGCCGGGAATGTGCTGATCTTCCTGTTCGTCACGATCATCGCCTTTCCGCTGATGCGGTTCTTCACTCGTTTGGAGATCGAAACATGA
- a CDS encoding ATP-binding protein, whose protein sequence is MDAQTVYHPHFGAGTLLRSYMGGYEWEVQFDSGRRFRLPAREFSPSAVPALAVAEPPPVLLRPALETEQFRARQTLEALRLGIVPVQDAETLTIGLEAERVTLDRAFDRSRERSGDVLAVIGDYGFGKSHFIELAARRGLRENFIIASASLDLVETPPGKAHKIYEALMASLRYPDRDARGLTPLLQQALERPAVLGEFIQRSPREANQCPLAAALLALQDCPSQSAFEQTVAWLGGQARPQAEMKTCLKRPPRLYLNGPNARQYSYMLTGIGLLATMLGYNGLAILIDESEHYSLLPAMQRERADAFFKAMIVSALGMNNGRIQPREVAEDLRAEYPISFTSEPHLLFLFALTESADRMPVGSWLAASHLVRLDDRFIERDIREFTAALLRYHALAYDYRPDRRHDEIMGSAPGLLSRSLSQHRINLRELIRTAVTVCDLLFLYPDYAPGEMVEELRRGLKV, encoded by the coding sequence ATGGACGCACAGACTGTCTATCATCCACATTTTGGGGCGGGCACGCTGCTGAGAAGCTATATGGGCGGCTATGAGTGGGAGGTGCAGTTCGATTCCGGCCGGCGGTTCCGGCTCCCGGCGCGCGAGTTCAGCCCCAGCGCCGTCCCCGCCCTGGCCGTGGCCGAGCCGCCGCCCGTATTGCTCCGGCCGGCGTTGGAAACCGAGCAGTTTCGCGCCCGCCAGACGCTGGAGGCGCTGCGATTGGGCATCGTGCCGGTGCAGGATGCCGAAACCCTGACCATCGGTCTGGAAGCCGAGCGCGTCACCCTCGACCGGGCCTTCGACCGCAGCCGTGAGCGCAGCGGCGATGTCCTGGCCGTGATCGGCGACTACGGCTTCGGCAAGAGCCATTTCATCGAGCTGGCGGCGCGGCGGGGGCTGCGCGAGAACTTCATCATCGCCAGCGCCAGCCTCGACCTGGTGGAGACGCCACCCGGCAAGGCGCACAAGATCTACGAGGCGCTGATGGCCTCGCTGCGCTATCCCGACCGCGATGCCCGCGGCCTGACGCCCTTGCTCCAGCAGGCGTTGGAGCGCCCGGCGGTGCTGGGCGAGTTCATCCAACGCAGCCCGCGCGAGGCCAACCAGTGCCCGTTGGCGGCGGCGCTGCTGGCCCTGCAAGATTGCCCCAGCCAATCGGCCTTCGAGCAGACGGTGGCCTGGCTGGGCGGCCAGGCCCGGCCCCAGGCCGAGATGAAGACCTGTCTGAAGCGGCCCCCGCGCCTGTATCTCAACGGCCCCAATGCCCGCCAATACAGCTATATGCTCACCGGGATCGGCCTGCTGGCCACGATGCTGGGCTACAACGGCCTGGCCATCCTGATCGACGAATCCGAGCACTATTCGCTGCTGCCGGCCATGCAGCGCGAGCGGGCCGACGCCTTCTTCAAGGCCATGATCGTCAGCGCCCTGGGCATGAACAATGGCCGCATCCAGCCGCGCGAGGTGGCTGAGGACCTGCGCGCCGAGTATCCGATCAGCTTCACCTCCGAGCCGCACCTGTTGTTCCTCTTTGCCCTGACCGAGAGCGCCGACCGCATGCCGGTGGGGTCGTGGCTGGCGGCCTCGCACCTGGTGCGGCTGGACGACCGCTTCATCGAGCGCGACATTCGCGAATTCACCGCCGCCCTGCTGCGCTACCACGCCCTGGCCTATGATTACCGGCCCGACCGCCGCCACGACGAGATCATGGGTTCGGCGCCCGGCCTGCTCTCGCGCTCGCTGTCGCAGCACCGCATCAACCTGCGCGAGCTGATCCGCACCGCCGTCACCGTCTGCGACCTGCTCTTCCTCTACCCCGACTACGCGCCGGGCGAGATGGTGGAGGAGTTGCGGCGGGGGTTGAAAGTGTAA
- a CDS encoding YitT family protein, which produces MKARFVAAFRQIDWRLTRRSFLLLTLAAVIQAFNFRLFLAPSNIAPGGVSGLTLIIHHYTGWAEGRTILLLSLPLLLLGFLYLGRWRFLFSSFYVTFLYTMGVDFLAPWLAPGGITDERLLQAIFGGVVGGIAAGLALRGNGLFVGTTIISRVLQLRTGIPITQMFILIDGGIIFAMGLVFGWENALYSLVMLFIWGVATDYVLEGPSVVRTVVIVTNSPEVVAHAIFERLGVGVTSWPGQGMFTHERHTVMYCTINRPDVSRLRQAILEVDPHAFVVIGQGHQASGGVLRRGARVRTNGEGGAAG; this is translated from the coding sequence ATGAAAGCCCGCTTCGTCGCCGCCTTCCGGCAGATCGATTGGCGACTGACCCGCCGCAGCTTCCTGCTGCTGACGCTGGCTGCCGTCATCCAGGCGTTCAACTTCCGGCTGTTTCTGGCGCCGTCCAACATCGCGCCCGGCGGCGTCTCGGGCCTGACCCTGATCATCCACCATTACACCGGCTGGGCGGAAGGGAGGACGATCCTGCTCCTGAGCCTGCCGCTGTTGCTGCTAGGCTTCCTCTATCTGGGTCGCTGGCGATTCTTGTTCTCCAGCTTCTACGTGACCTTCCTGTACACGATGGGGGTGGATTTCCTGGCGCCCTGGCTGGCTCCGGGCGGCATCACGGATGAGCGGTTGTTGCAGGCGATCTTCGGCGGCGTGGTGGGGGGGATTGCCGCCGGGCTGGCCTTGCGGGGGAATGGCCTTTTCGTGGGCACGACGATCATCAGCCGGGTGTTGCAACTGCGCACGGGCATCCCCATCACCCAGATGTTCATCCTGATCGACGGCGGTATCATCTTCGCCATGGGGCTGGTCTTTGGCTGGGAGAACGCGCTCTATTCGCTGGTCATGTTGTTCATCTGGGGCGTGGCCACGGACTATGTGCTGGAAGGACCGAGCGTGGTGCGGACGGTGGTGATCGTAACCAACTCGCCGGAGGTGGTGGCGCATGCGATCTTCGAACGATTGGGGGTGGGCGTCACCTCGTGGCCGGGGCAGGGCATGTTCACGCACGAACGGCACACGGTGATGTATTGCACGATCAACCGCCCGGACGTAAGCCGCCTTCGCCAGGCCATCCTGGAGGTGGACCCGCATGCGTTCGTGGTCATCGGCCAGGGACACCAGGCGAGCGGAGGGGTGTTGAGGAGGGGGGCGAGGGTGAGGACGAATGGCGAGGGCGGGGCGGCGGGGTGA
- a CDS encoding HNH endonuclease, translating into MIMRQSRVPDALRRFIAERAGYRCEYCLVPQHSVLIPHQPDHIIALQHGGTTTSDNLALACLHCNRRKGPNIASIDSISGQLTALFNPRTQNWHDHFFLEGVTILARSAVGRVTIQLLDLNATDRVELRASLFVGGRYE; encoded by the coding sequence ATGATCATGCGCCAAAGCCGCGTCCCTGATGCATTGCGCCGCTTTATTGCCGAACGCGCCGGCTATCGGTGCGAATACTGCCTTGTTCCCCAACACAGCGTCTTGATCCCACACCAGCCTGATCACATCATAGCCCTTCAACACGGTGGAACGACGACGAGCGATAATCTTGCGCTGGCCTGTTTGCACTGCAACCGCCGCAAGGGTCCGAATATCGCCTCAATTGACTCGATATCAGGGCAACTGACGGCGCTATTCAACCCGAGAACGCAGAACTGGCATGATCACTTTTTCCTCGAAGGCGTCACGATCCTGGCTCGCTCGGCAGTCGGGCGGGTGACGATTCAGCTTCTGGATCTCAACGCAACCGATCGCGTCGAACTGCGCGCATCGCTTTTCGTTGGAGGCAGGTACGAATGA
- a CDS encoding DEAD/DEAH box helicase, translating to MNAHTLKDNLPRTWGPFFGRHGNFTAAQLAAMPLLLEGHNIILCAATAGGKTEAALAPLIERHLPVSRPGPRLAILYLLPTRALINDLWRRLAAPCEALRISIAVKTRDLNTFDPKRPADLLLTTPESLDSLLASQPRALIDVRAVVIDELHIFDGGVRGDQLRLLLNRLRQVRGYAAQSGDAADAQVQYAALSATLARPEAVAARYFPDGRVVDAGGGREVAIETLPLEAESPAALFEYLASFRGRGWRKALAFCNTRAEVEAYATAARQSGSPFGEAVFVHYSNLERGRRREIEQQFAQAEAAICFASSTLELGIDIGDIDVALLIGAPGSRSGFVQRLGRAGRRAQIARAACFYRTPLERLLFQALAEGEGDETPPPFRPSVAIQQIFSLLKQSPTAALRPKPLHELCAGMLAPADVQAILDHLRGSGYLTRKDIGEWRAGARLHRLVDMQAVDETALSLHSNIQNGAGRVEIREQQSQRLVASVDRQWFDRDVLTLEGRPLDVQWFDGEAMWVTSHRGDDLAPPLQYLSSRQLLSFELAQQLPATLGLAPGAAPLVAAEDGWLLFHWLGDVYGQALLDLLGFTLAVRPTAQPGLAVLLAEPLRALPPLAPHQLTRYLHDAYKQYESLLALGAYQPLLPPELRLRSVVEQFDAPRFLAAVGKLRVEAAAEGVGEELVGLLA from the coding sequence ATGAACGCCCACACGCTCAAAGACAACCTCCCCCGCACCTGGGGGCCGTTCTTTGGCCGGCACGGCAACTTCACGGCGGCGCAACTGGCGGCGATGCCGCTGCTGTTGGAGGGGCACAACATCATCCTTTGCGCGGCCACAGCCGGCGGCAAGACCGAGGCGGCGCTGGCCCCGCTGATCGAGCGTCACCTGCCCGTCTCGCGCCCTGGCCCGCGGCTGGCCATCCTCTACTTGCTCCCCACCCGCGCCCTGATCAACGACCTCTGGCGGCGGCTGGCGGCGCCGTGCGAGGCTTTGCGCATTTCCATCGCCGTCAAGACGCGCGACCTCAACACCTTCGACCCCAAGCGCCCCGCCGACCTGCTGCTTACCACGCCCGAATCGCTCGATTCCCTGCTGGCCTCGCAGCCCCGCGCCCTCATCGATGTCCGGGCGGTGGTCATCGACGAGCTGCACATCTTCGATGGCGGCGTGCGCGGCGACCAATTGCGGCTGCTGCTCAACCGGCTGCGGCAAGTGCGGGGCTATGCGGCCCAATCCGGCGACGCTGCCGATGCCCAGGTGCAGTACGCCGCCCTCTCCGCCACGCTCGCCCGGCCGGAGGCCGTCGCCGCCCGCTATTTTCCCGATGGCCGGGTGGTGGATGCGGGCGGGGGCCGCGAGGTCGCCATCGAGACCCTGCCGCTGGAGGCGGAGTCACCGGCGGCGCTGTTCGAGTATCTGGCTTCGTTCCGGGGACGGGGCTGGCGCAAGGCCCTGGCCTTCTGCAACACCCGCGCCGAGGTCGAAGCCTACGCCACTGCCGCCCGCCAGTCGGGGTCGCCCTTTGGCGAGGCGGTGTTCGTCCACTACTCCAACCTGGAACGGGGCCGGCGGCGCGAGATCGAGCAGCAGTTCGCCCAGGCCGAGGCCGCCATCTGTTTTGCCAGCAGCACGCTGGAACTGGGCATCGACATCGGCGACATCGATGTGGCGCTGCTGATCGGGGCGCCCGGCAGCCGCTCGGGTTTCGTCCAGCGGCTGGGCCGGGCCGGACGCCGCGCCCAAATCGCCCGCGCCGCCTGTTTCTACCGCACGCCGCTGGAACGCCTGCTCTTTCAGGCCCTGGCCGAAGGCGAAGGAGACGAGACGCCCCCGCCCTTCCGCCCCTCCGTCGCCATCCAGCAGATTTTCAGCCTGCTCAAGCAAAGCCCGACCGCCGCCCTGCGCCCGAAGCCTTTGCACGAACTCTGCGCGGGGATGCTGGCCCCCGCCGACGTGCAAGCCATCCTCGACCATCTGCGCGGGTCGGGCTATCTTACCCGCAAAGACATCGGCGAGTGGCGAGCAGGCGCTCGCCTCCATCGTCTTGTGGACATGCAGGCCGTGGACGAAACCGCCTTGAGCCTGCACAGCAACATCCAGAACGGCGCCGGCCGGGTGGAGATCCGCGAGCAGCAGAGCCAGCGCCTGGTGGCCAGCGTCGACCGGCAGTGGTTCGACCGCGACGTGCTGACGCTGGAAGGCCGGCCGCTGGACGTGCAATGGTTCGATGGCGAGGCCATGTGGGTGACGAGCCATCGCGGGGACGACCTCGCCCCGCCCTTACAGTACCTCTCGTCCCGCCAGCTCCTCAGCTTCGAGCTGGCGCAGCAGCTTCCGGCTACGCTGGGATTGGCGCCGGGGGCAGCGCCGCTGGTCGCAGCGGAGGACGGCTGGCTGCTGTTCCACTGGCTGGGCGATGTCTACGGCCAGGCTCTGCTCGACCTGCTCGGCTTCACCCTGGCCGTACGCCCGACCGCCCAACCGGGGCTGGCCGTGCTGCTGGCCGAGCCGCTGCGCGCCCTCCCGCCCCTGGCCCCGCACCAACTGACGCGCTACCTGCACGACGCCTACAAGCAGTACGAATCCCTGCTGGCGCTCGGCGCCTACCAGCCCCTGCTCCCGCCCGAGCTGCGCCTACGCAGCGTGGTCGAGCAGTTCGACGCGCCCCGTTTCCTGGCGGCGGTGGGAAAGCTACGGGTCGAGGCCGCGGCGGAGGGGGTGGGAGAGGAGTTAGTGGGGTTGTTGGCGTAG
- a CDS encoding LuxR C-terminal-related transcriptional regulator: MTEAIRLAAPERFLRPFLNGGAACAPLLRLALESGNLSGEAEGFVKELMRLMPWIGEQPRLAKAEFEALATSASISAREQEILQLLSAWHSSREIAARLSISESTVKTHLGSIYSKLDVHSRGEAVSRARQLKLIP, from the coding sequence ATGACCGAAGCGATCCGGCTGGCTGCGCCCGAGCGTTTTCTGCGGCCGTTCCTGAACGGGGGGGCCGCCTGTGCGCCACTCCTCAGGCTGGCGCTCGAGTCAGGCAACCTTTCGGGTGAAGCAGAAGGCTTTGTCAAGGAACTCATGCGGCTCATGCCGTGGATCGGCGAGCAACCCCGCCTCGCCAAAGCAGAGTTCGAGGCGTTGGCGACATCCGCATCCATCTCGGCCAGGGAGCAGGAGATTCTGCAGTTGTTGAGCGCCTGGCATAGCAGCCGCGAAATCGCCGCCCGACTGTCGATCTCCGAGAGCACCGTCAAGACGCATTTGGGCAGCATCTACAGCAAGCTCGATGTCCACAGCCGCGGAGAAGCTGTGAGTCGCGCCCGGCAACTGAAGCTCATCCCGTAA
- a CDS encoding ATP-binding protein, with amino-acid sequence MLPEPRLARQIIETLGQSGTPLSKGVSYYNAGNESLLAAIDAHYLGSYLADGGAVFKLVVGDYGSGKSHFLYCVRDRAWQRNFAVSKVDLSPKESPYDDQRRVYAAVASALIWHELGGLGEDEHGLSRFLEGTLRRVVNPYGLDLVDEGAAELPEVRALLQTLATTPIDSLSFHKAIQGFLNALLRGQERRQESLERWLHGEEVSPEDMRDLRSIGVTEKINRNNAFKMLRSLCQAVRALGYTGLALLFDEGDRMLSIGGRAEKTATDNLREVIDRCREELPGALFMYAVPPDFLHTVVPKYPALQQRVQAANYFSRSNPFSPQINLERLDVPDETLLEQIGYRLLPIFELAYDFKLDPDLQAQNIRTLSEAARASYLAISHRRLFIKALITEWYRQKEAGQSAMTAEYATALIRGQSDALNTLADQQQSPY; translated from the coding sequence ATGCTGCCCGAACCCCGTCTGGCTCGCCAGATCATCGAGACGCTCGGACAGTCGGGCACGCCGCTGTCGAAGGGGGTCAGCTACTACAACGCCGGCAACGAATCCCTGCTGGCGGCCATCGACGCCCACTATCTCGGCTCCTACCTGGCCGATGGCGGCGCCGTCTTCAAGCTGGTGGTGGGGGATTATGGCAGCGGCAAATCGCACTTCCTCTATTGTGTGCGCGACCGCGCCTGGCAGCGCAATTTTGCCGTCAGCAAAGTCGATCTCAGCCCCAAAGAAAGCCCGTATGACGACCAACGCCGGGTCTATGCCGCCGTCGCTTCGGCCCTGATCTGGCACGAGCTGGGCGGCCTGGGCGAGGACGAACATGGCCTCTCCCGCTTTTTGGAAGGGACATTGCGGCGGGTGGTCAACCCGTATGGCCTCGATTTGGTGGACGAGGGGGCGGCGGAACTGCCGGAGGTGCGGGCGCTGCTGCAAACCCTGGCCACGACGCCCATCGACAGCCTCAGCTTCCACAAAGCCATCCAGGGCTTTTTGAACGCCCTGCTGCGGGGCCAGGAACGCCGCCAGGAATCGCTCGAACGCTGGTTGCACGGCGAAGAGGTCAGCCCCGAAGACATGCGCGACCTGCGCAGCATCGGCGTCACCGAGAAAATCAACCGCAACAATGCCTTCAAGATGCTGCGCTCGCTGTGCCAGGCCGTGCGCGCTCTGGGTTACACCGGGTTGGCGCTCCTCTTCGACGAGGGCGACCGTATGCTCAGCATCGGCGGCCGGGCCGAGAAGACCGCCACCGACAACCTGCGCGAGGTCATCGACCGCTGCCGCGAGGAATTGCCCGGCGCCCTGTTCATGTACGCCGTCCCGCCTGATTTCCTGCACACGGTCGTGCCCAAATATCCCGCCCTGCAACAGCGCGTCCAGGCGGCCAACTATTTCTCGCGCAGCAATCCCTTCAGCCCGCAGATCAACCTGGAACGGCTCGACGTCCCCGACGAGACCCTGTTGGAGCAGATCGGCTATCGCCTGCTCCCGATCTTCGAACTGGCCTACGACTTCAAGCTCGACCCCGACCTGCAGGCGCAGAACATCCGCACGCTTTCGGAGGCGGCGCGGGCCTCGTATCTGGCCATCAGCCACCGGCGGCTGTTCATCAAGGCCCTGATCACCGAATGGTATCGGCAGAAGGAGGCCGGGCAGAGTGCGATGACGGCGGAGTACGCCACCGCCCTCATCCGCGGGCAGAGCGACGCCCTGAACACGCTGGCCGACCAGCAGCAGAGTCCGTATTAG
- a CDS encoding extracellular solute-binding protein has translation MKNKLLSIIVLLVIASMILTACGGSPAAPAATTAPEQAQAPAATEAPASAAPVTLSILTSPNPNDSVLTDALMAAYTAEHPNVTFEVETLAATSDTDNLIRTRLASGEMNDIFYYNSGSLLKAMNPANTLVDLSQEPFMADIADSFKPTVSQGDGIFGVPAGFVSAMGILYNKRVYENLGLSVPMTWAEFEANNEKIKAAGLVPVAQTYGDPWSSQILMLGDYCNIEQANPNFADDYTNNKAKFATTPAALAGFTYLQEGFEKGWWPADFTTLKFDAGLKMLVDGQAAHFPMVTQILPVIAGNWPDKLNDIGFFAQPGTDAAKNILTVGMPLAFYIPKTSKNIEEAKKFLAFVASTAGADAITAKTQPAGPYLIKGATLPATVPPVVQDMNAYINAGKACPALEFLSPVKGPTLPQITVSVGSGQMTAEEGAAAYDKDVEKQAQQLGLPGW, from the coding sequence ATGAAGAACAAACTTCTGTCCATTATTGTCTTGCTTGTCATCGCGTCGATGATACTGACGGCATGCGGGGGTAGCCCCGCTGCACCGGCGGCGACAACGGCGCCCGAACAGGCGCAAGCGCCGGCTGCGACTGAGGCCCCGGCTTCAGCCGCGCCCGTCACCCTAAGCATCCTCACCTCGCCGAACCCAAACGATTCCGTGCTGACGGACGCGCTCATGGCGGCCTACACAGCCGAGCACCCGAACGTCACCTTCGAAGTGGAGACGCTGGCCGCCACCTCGGACACGGACAATCTCATCCGCACGCGCCTCGCTTCGGGCGAGATGAACGACATCTTCTACTACAACTCCGGTTCGCTGCTGAAAGCCATGAACCCGGCCAACACCCTGGTGGACCTTTCCCAAGAGCCGTTCATGGCCGACATCGCCGACTCCTTCAAGCCGACGGTCAGCCAGGGCGATGGCATCTTCGGTGTGCCGGCCGGCTTCGTGAGTGCAATGGGCATACTCTACAACAAGAGGGTCTATGAGAATCTGGGACTGAGCGTGCCCATGACGTGGGCGGAGTTCGAGGCCAACAACGAGAAGATCAAGGCGGCTGGCCTTGTTCCCGTGGCCCAGACATACGGCGACCCGTGGAGCTCGCAGATCCTGATGCTCGGCGACTACTGCAATATCGAGCAGGCCAACCCGAACTTCGCGGACGACTATACCAACAACAAGGCGAAATTCGCCACGACCCCTGCTGCCCTGGCCGGCTTCACCTACCTGCAGGAGGGCTTCGAGAAGGGCTGGTGGCCGGCAGATTTCACCACGCTGAAGTTCGACGCCGGGCTGAAGATGCTGGTCGACGGCCAGGCGGCCCACTTCCCGATGGTCACGCAGATCCTGCCGGTCATCGCCGGCAACTGGCCTGACAAGCTGAACGATATCGGCTTCTTCGCCCAACCCGGTACTGACGCCGCCAAGAACATCCTCACCGTCGGCATGCCCCTGGCCTTCTATATCCCGAAGACGAGCAAGAACATCGAGGAGGCCAAGAAGTTCCTGGCTTTCGTTGCTTCGACAGCCGGCGCCGACGCCATCACGGCGAAAACTCAACCCGCAGGGCCTTATCTCATCAAGGGCGCGACCCTGCCGGCGACCGTTCCCCCGGTCGTGCAGGACATGAACGCCTATATCAACGCCGGCAAGGCGTGTCCGGCGCTCGAGTTCCTGTCACCGGTCAAGGGACCTACCCTGCCGCAGATCACCGTCTCGGTGGGTTCGGGACAGATGACGGCAGAAGAGGGCGCGGCCGCCTATGACAAGGATGTAGAGAAACAGGCGCAGCAGCTCGGTCTGCCCGGCTGGTAA
- a CDS encoding type II toxin-antitoxin system HicB family antitoxin → MNSRELIARLKEDGWESMYPVVIHKDPDSDYGVTAPDVPGCFSAGETMDEALTNIIEAIECHLEGLMLDGEALLTPTSVERHQGDPAFAGGVWALVDVDVARLSGKTKRVNITIPERVLSLIDDYALRQGETRSNLLTQAAIEYIATQPA, encoded by the coding sequence ATGAATAGTCGTGAACTTATCGCCAGACTGAAAGAGGATGGTTGGGAATCGATGTATCCTGTTGTTATTCATAAAGACCCAGACAGTGATTACGGTGTGACGGCGCCGGATGTACCGGGCTGTTTTAGCGCCGGGGAAACGATGGACGAGGCCTTGACCAATATCATCGAAGCCATCGAGTGCCACCTCGAAGGACTCATGCTGGATGGAGAAGCTCTGCTGACGCCGACAAGCGTAGAGCGCCACCAGGGCGATCCAGCGTTTGCTGGGGGAGTGTGGGCGTTGGTGGATGTCGATGTCGCCAGGCTTTCCGGCAAGACAAAAAGGGTCAACATTACCATACCAGAACGTGTGCTAAGCCTGATCGATGACTATGCTTTGCGGCAGGGAGAAACACGGTCTAACTTGCTCACACAGGCAGCGATTGAGTATATCGCCACGCAGCCTGCATGA